Proteins co-encoded in one Erinaceus europaeus chromosome 2, mEriEur2.1, whole genome shotgun sequence genomic window:
- the SPATA2L gene encoding spermatogenesis-associated protein 2-like protein: MGSSSLSEDYRLCLERELRRGRAGVCGDPSLRAVLWQILVEDFDLHGALGDDALALLTDGLWGRADLAPALRDLARAFELLELAAVHLYLLPWRKEFTTIKTFSGGYVHVLKGVLSEDLLIQSFQKMGYVRRDNHRLMMATPPPASQLLQVALGCFALRLECDILGEVLAQLGTSVLPSKELLQARRSSTDVASCVAWLQQRLTQDKEPPPLPPRGSMSMYQAQLDLYQDLQEDEGSEEASLYGEPSPGPDSPPSELTYQPQLWEQSAKLWGAGGGAWEAGAEAELSPRARSPPYGALEEELEPEPEAFSFLSMRRELLSRPEDLATPKVSGSPRRGSPQSVHEPFGYQAHSCLVPGALPTHCCDTCRQLHTAHCAALSICHESHTLHPLISDIQRRLWLQRAQVDTLLYDSPGAQP, translated from the exons ATGGGCAGCAGCTCGCTGTCGGAGGACTACCGCCTGTGCCTGGAGCGCGAGCTGCGGCGCGGCCGCGCCGGCGTGTGCGGGGACCCATCACTGCGCGCTGTGCTCTGGCAGATCCTGGTGGAGGACTTCGACCTGCACGGAGCACTGGGGGATGACGCGCTGGCGCTGCTGACTGACGGGCTGTGGGGCCGAGCGGACCTGGCACCCGCGCTGCGCGACCTGGCCCGCGCCTTCGAGCTGTTGGAGCTGGCGGCGGTGCACCTGTACCTGCTGCCCTGGAggaaggaattcaccaccatcAAG ACCTTCTCTGGGGGCTACGTGCATGTACTGAAGGGTGTGCTCTCCGAGGACCTGCTCATCCAGAGCTTTCAGAAGATGGGCTATGTGCGCAGGGACAACCACCGCCTCATGATGGCCACTCCACCCCCCGCCAGtcagctgctccaggtggcccTGGGCTGCTTTGCTCTGCGGTTGGAGTGTGACATCCTGGGTGAAGTGCTGGCACAGCTGGGCACCAGTGTGCTGCCGTCAAAGGAGCTGCTGCAGGCTCGGCGGTCCAGCACAGATGTGGCCTCCTGTGTGGCCTGGCTGCAGCAACGGCTGACCCAAGACAAGGAGCCACCACCCTTGCCTCCCCGTGGCTCCATGAGCATGTACCAGGCTCAGCTGGACCTATATCAAGACCTGCAGGAAGATGAGGGCTCAGAGGAGGCCAGCCTCTATGGGGAGCCCTCTCCAGGACCAGACTCACCCCCCTCTGAGCTGACATATCAGCCCCAGCTCTGGGAACAGAGTGCCAAactgtggggtgctgggggagggGCCTGGGAGGCAGGTGCTGAGGCTGAGTTGTCACCAAGGGCCAGGAGCCCACCCTATGGGGCTTTGGAGGAAGAGCTGGAGCCTGAACCTGAAgccttttccttcctctcaatgCGCCGAGAGCTACTGAGTCGGCCTGAGGATCTGGCTACTCCCAAAGTTTCTGGGAGCCCCAGGCGTGGCAGCCCCCAAAGTGTGCATGAGCCCTTTGGTTACCAGGCACACAGTTGCCTGGTGCCCGGTGCCCTGCCTACCCACTGCTGTGACACATGCCGCCAGCTGCACACAGCCCACTGTGCTGCCTTGTCCATCTGTCACGAGAGCCACACATTGCATCCCCTGATCAGTGACATCCAGCGACGTCTGTGGCTACAGCGAGCACAGGTAGACACCCTGCTTTATGACAGCCCTGGGGCTCAGCCTTAG
- the CDK10 gene encoding cyclin-dependent kinase 10 isoform X1 — MAEPEPEPEQIRLKYIRKEGFFTVPPEHRLGRCRSVKEFEKLNRIGEGTYGIVYRARDTLTDEIVALKKVRMDKEKDGVPISSLREITLLLRLRHPNIVELKEVVVGNHLESIFLVMGYCEQDLASLLENMPTPFSEAQVKCIVLQVLRGLQYLHRNFIIHRDLKVSNLLMTDKGCVKTADFGLARAYGTPVKPMTPKVVTLWYRAPELLLGTTTQTTSIDMWAVGCILAELLAHKPLLPGTSEIHQVDLIVQLLGTPSENIWPGFSKLPMASQYSLRKQPYNNLKHKFPWLSEAGLRLLNFLFMYDPKKRATAGDCLESSYFKEKPLPCEPELMPTFPHHRNKRATPATSSAAETQSKRCKP; from the exons ATggcggagccggagccggagccggagcagATCCGTCTGAAGTACATCCGGAAGGAGGGTTTCTTCACCGTGCCTCCAGAACACAGG CTGGGACGGTGCAGGAGTGTGAAGGAATTTGAGAAACTGAACCGTATCGGTGAAGGCACCTATGGCATTGTGT ATCGGGCCCGGGACACCCTGACAGATGAGATTGTTGCCCTTAAGAAAGTACGGATGGACAAGGAGAAAGATG GGGTCCCCATCAGCAGTCTGCGTGAGATCACACTGCTTCTTCGCCTTCGCCATCCAAACATTGTGGAATTGAAGGAGGTGGTTGTAGGGAACCACTTGGAGAG CATCTTCCTGGTGATGGGTTACTGTGAACAAGACCTGGCTAGCCTTCTGGAGAATATGCCAACACCTTTTTCTGAGGCTCAG GTGAAGTGCATTGTGCTGCAGGTGCTCCGGGGTCTCCAGTATCTGCACCGGAACTTTATTATCCACAG ggaCCTGAAGGTCTCCAACTTGCTTATGACGGATAAGGGATGTGTGAAGACAG CGGATTTTGGTCTGGCTCGAGCCTATGGCACCCCAGTGAAGCCAATGACTCCCAAGGTGGTCACCCTGTG GTACCGGGCCCCTGAACTGCTGCTGGGGACTACTACACAAACCACCAGCATTGACATGTG GGCCGTGGGCTGTATCCTGGCTGAGCTGCTAGCCCATAAGCCGCTTCTGCCTGGCACTTCTGAGATCCACCAGGTCGACCTAATTGTGCAGCTGCTGGGGACGCCCAGTGAAAACATCTGGCCT GGTTTTTCCAAGTTACCGATGGCCAGCCAGTATAGCCTGAGGAAGCAACCATACAACAATCTCAAGCACAAGTTTCCATGGCTCTCGGAGGCCGGCTTACGCCTGCTCAACTTCCTCTTTATGTATGACCCCAAGAAAAG GGCAACAGCTGGGGACTGCCTGGAGAGCTCCTACTTCAAGGAGAAGCCCTTAC CCTGTGAGCCAGAGCTCATGCCCACCTTCCCCCATCACCGCAACAAACGGGCCACACCAGCCACATCCTCAGCTGCTGAGACTCAGAGCAAGCGCTGCAAACCCTGA
- the CDK10 gene encoding cyclin-dependent kinase 10 isoform X3 yields the protein MAEPEPEPEQIRLKYIRKEGFFTVPPEHRLGRCRSVKEFEKLNRIGEGTYGIVYRARDTLTDEIVALKKVRMDKEKDGVPISSLREITLLLRLRHPNIVELKEVVVGNHLESIFLVMGYCEQDLASLLENMPTPFSEAQVKCIVLQVLRGLQYLHRNFIIHRDLKVSNLLMTDKGCVKTADFGLARAYGTPVKPMTPKVVTLWYRAPELLLGTTTQTTSIDMWAVGCILAELLAHKPLLPGTSEIHQVDLIVQLLGTPSENIWPGNSWGLPGELLLQGEALTL from the exons ATggcggagccggagccggagccggagcagATCCGTCTGAAGTACATCCGGAAGGAGGGTTTCTTCACCGTGCCTCCAGAACACAGG CTGGGACGGTGCAGGAGTGTGAAGGAATTTGAGAAACTGAACCGTATCGGTGAAGGCACCTATGGCATTGTGT ATCGGGCCCGGGACACCCTGACAGATGAGATTGTTGCCCTTAAGAAAGTACGGATGGACAAGGAGAAAGATG GGGTCCCCATCAGCAGTCTGCGTGAGATCACACTGCTTCTTCGCCTTCGCCATCCAAACATTGTGGAATTGAAGGAGGTGGTTGTAGGGAACCACTTGGAGAG CATCTTCCTGGTGATGGGTTACTGTGAACAAGACCTGGCTAGCCTTCTGGAGAATATGCCAACACCTTTTTCTGAGGCTCAG GTGAAGTGCATTGTGCTGCAGGTGCTCCGGGGTCTCCAGTATCTGCACCGGAACTTTATTATCCACAG ggaCCTGAAGGTCTCCAACTTGCTTATGACGGATAAGGGATGTGTGAAGACAG CGGATTTTGGTCTGGCTCGAGCCTATGGCACCCCAGTGAAGCCAATGACTCCCAAGGTGGTCACCCTGTG GTACCGGGCCCCTGAACTGCTGCTGGGGACTACTACACAAACCACCAGCATTGACATGTG GGCCGTGGGCTGTATCCTGGCTGAGCTGCTAGCCCATAAGCCGCTTCTGCCTGGCACTTCTGAGATCCACCAGGTCGACCTAATTGTGCAGCTGCTGGGGACGCCCAGTGAAAACATCTGGCCT GGCAACAGCTGGGGACTGCCTGGAGAGCTCCTACTTCAAGGAGAAGCCCTTAC CCTGTGA
- the CDK10 gene encoding cyclin-dependent kinase 10 isoform X4 gives MAEPEPEPEQIRLKYIRKEGFFTVPPEHRLGRCRSVKEFEKLNRIGEGTYGIVYRARDTLTDEIVALKKVRMDKEKDGVPISSLREITLLLRLRHPNIVELKEVVVGNHLESIFLVMGYCEQDLASLLENMPTPFSEAQVKCIVLQVLRGLQYLHRNFIIHRDLKVSNLLMTDKGCVKTADFGLARAYGTPVKPMTPKVVTLWYRAPELLLGTTTQTTSIDMWAVGCILAELLAHKPLLPGTSEIHQVDLIVQLLGTPSENIWPGNSWGLPGELLLQGEALTC, from the exons ATggcggagccggagccggagccggagcagATCCGTCTGAAGTACATCCGGAAGGAGGGTTTCTTCACCGTGCCTCCAGAACACAGG CTGGGACGGTGCAGGAGTGTGAAGGAATTTGAGAAACTGAACCGTATCGGTGAAGGCACCTATGGCATTGTGT ATCGGGCCCGGGACACCCTGACAGATGAGATTGTTGCCCTTAAGAAAGTACGGATGGACAAGGAGAAAGATG GGGTCCCCATCAGCAGTCTGCGTGAGATCACACTGCTTCTTCGCCTTCGCCATCCAAACATTGTGGAATTGAAGGAGGTGGTTGTAGGGAACCACTTGGAGAG CATCTTCCTGGTGATGGGTTACTGTGAACAAGACCTGGCTAGCCTTCTGGAGAATATGCCAACACCTTTTTCTGAGGCTCAG GTGAAGTGCATTGTGCTGCAGGTGCTCCGGGGTCTCCAGTATCTGCACCGGAACTTTATTATCCACAG ggaCCTGAAGGTCTCCAACTTGCTTATGACGGATAAGGGATGTGTGAAGACAG CGGATTTTGGTCTGGCTCGAGCCTATGGCACCCCAGTGAAGCCAATGACTCCCAAGGTGGTCACCCTGTG GTACCGGGCCCCTGAACTGCTGCTGGGGACTACTACACAAACCACCAGCATTGACATGTG GGCCGTGGGCTGTATCCTGGCTGAGCTGCTAGCCCATAAGCCGCTTCTGCCTGGCACTTCTGAGATCCACCAGGTCGACCTAATTGTGCAGCTGCTGGGGACGCCCAGTGAAAACATCTGGCCT GGCAACAGCTGGGGACTGCCTGGAGAGCTCCTACTTCAAGGAGAAGCCCTTAC CTGCTGA
- the CDK10 gene encoding cyclin-dependent kinase 10 isoform X2: MAEPEPEPEQIRLKYIRKEGFFTVPPEHRLGRCRSVKEFEKLNRIGEGTYGIVYRARDTLTDEIVALKKVRMDKEKDGVPISSLREITLLLRLRHPNIVELKEVVVGNHLESIFLVMGYCEQDLASLLENMPTPFSEAQVKCIVLQVLRGLQYLHRNFIIHRDLKVSNLLMTDKGCVKTADFGLARAYGTPVKPMTPKVVTLWYRAPELLLGTTTQTTSIDMWAVGCILAELLAHKPLLPGTSEIHQVDLIVQLLGTPSENIWPGFSKLPMASQYSLRKQPYNNLKHKFPWLSEAGLRLLNFLFMYDPKKRATAGDCLESSYFKEKPLPAETQSKRCKP, from the exons ATggcggagccggagccggagccggagcagATCCGTCTGAAGTACATCCGGAAGGAGGGTTTCTTCACCGTGCCTCCAGAACACAGG CTGGGACGGTGCAGGAGTGTGAAGGAATTTGAGAAACTGAACCGTATCGGTGAAGGCACCTATGGCATTGTGT ATCGGGCCCGGGACACCCTGACAGATGAGATTGTTGCCCTTAAGAAAGTACGGATGGACAAGGAGAAAGATG GGGTCCCCATCAGCAGTCTGCGTGAGATCACACTGCTTCTTCGCCTTCGCCATCCAAACATTGTGGAATTGAAGGAGGTGGTTGTAGGGAACCACTTGGAGAG CATCTTCCTGGTGATGGGTTACTGTGAACAAGACCTGGCTAGCCTTCTGGAGAATATGCCAACACCTTTTTCTGAGGCTCAG GTGAAGTGCATTGTGCTGCAGGTGCTCCGGGGTCTCCAGTATCTGCACCGGAACTTTATTATCCACAG ggaCCTGAAGGTCTCCAACTTGCTTATGACGGATAAGGGATGTGTGAAGACAG CGGATTTTGGTCTGGCTCGAGCCTATGGCACCCCAGTGAAGCCAATGACTCCCAAGGTGGTCACCCTGTG GTACCGGGCCCCTGAACTGCTGCTGGGGACTACTACACAAACCACCAGCATTGACATGTG GGCCGTGGGCTGTATCCTGGCTGAGCTGCTAGCCCATAAGCCGCTTCTGCCTGGCACTTCTGAGATCCACCAGGTCGACCTAATTGTGCAGCTGCTGGGGACGCCCAGTGAAAACATCTGGCCT GGTTTTTCCAAGTTACCGATGGCCAGCCAGTATAGCCTGAGGAAGCAACCATACAACAATCTCAAGCACAAGTTTCCATGGCTCTCGGAGGCCGGCTTACGCCTGCTCAACTTCCTCTTTATGTATGACCCCAAGAAAAG GGCAACAGCTGGGGACTGCCTGGAGAGCTCCTACTTCAAGGAGAAGCCCTTAC CTGCTGAGACTCAGAGCAAGCGCTGCAAACCCTGA